DNA from Massilia antarctica:
CCGACATCGTCGGCACCGAAATCCTCGAAGAAAACCAGACTACCCGCCAACGTCTGTTTCGCTTCCAGCCTGGCCCGGTGTTCACCCAGGTGCTGCTGGCCGATGAAATCAACCGCGCGCCGCCCAAGACCCAGTCCGCCCTGCTCGAAGCGATGCAGGAGCGCGCGGTGACGTTTGGCGGCGTTACCCACGGCCTGCCGAAGCCGTTCTTCGTGCTGGCCACGCAGAACCCGATCGAGCAGGCCGGTACCTATCCGCTGCCGGAAGCACAGCTCGACCGCTTCCTGCTGCGCATCGACGTCGGCTACCCGACCGAAGATGAAGAGATGATGATGGTCTCGCGCACCACCCACGCCGGCCTGGCCGATGCACCGCAAGTGATGGACGTGGACAGTTTGCTGCGCCTGCAAAAGCTGGTGCGCGACATCGAAATCGGCGAGCACCTGCTGCGCTACGCCACGCGCCTGGTGCGCGCCACGCGCCCGCAAGAGAGCCACGTGGCCGCCGTCATCAAGCATGTCGGCTGGGGCGCCGGTCCGCGCGCCGGGCAAGCGCTGGTGCTGGCCGCCAAGGCGCGCGCGCTGATGCACAACCGCCTGGCCGTCACGCGCGACGACATCGGCGCGATGCTGCTGCCGGTGCTGGCGCACCGCGTGCTGCGCAACTTCGAGGCCGAAGCCGACGGCGTGGCGATTGCCGACATCCTGCTCGCCCTGCGCGCCGAGATCCGCGCCGACAAGGATTAGCCATCGCATGCTGTCGACGTCCGCGCTGCTCGCGCACACCAATGACCTGAACCTGATCATCCGCCATGTGCTGGCGGGGCTCGGTCACGGCATTCATGCGGGCCGCGAGCGCGGCGCCGGCGTCGAATTTTCCGAATACCGCGCCTACGCTCCCGGAGACGAATGGCGCCGGGTCGACTGGAAGCTGCTCGCGCGCGCCGACCGTTACTACGTGCGCGAGGCGGAACGCGACAGCCACGTGGCCGTGTGGCTCTGGCTCGACGCCACCGCATCGATGGCGGAACCGAGCCGCAGCGGCGTTGCGGGGCTCGACAAGCTCTGGTACGCGCGCACCATCCTGGCCTGCATCGCCGCCATCGCCCAGCGCCAGGGCGACGCCTTCGGCCTGGTCGTCTGCAGCGGGGAGCGCGTGCAGTTCACACCCGCCGCGCGCGGCCCGCGCCAGATGCAGCGCGTGCTGGCGCAATTGAAGCGCGTCGAAGCCGGCGGCGCCCTGCCAGATAGTGACACCCTGCGCGCCAGCATGCCGTTCGTGCGCGCGCCCAGCCTGGTGTTCGCCGCCAGCGACTTTCTCGACTGGCCCTCCGGCCAGGCCGAAGCGCTGCTGCGCCTGCGCCGCATGCGCCACGATGTGCGTCTGCTTTGCCTGCAAACGCGCGCCGAGTGCGACGCCAGCTTTCCACCAGAGACCACGTACCGCGATCCTGAGAACCCCGATGGCGTGTTTCGCTTCGCTGCCGACACGGTCGGCGTGTACCGCAAGAACCGCGACGAACACTTCGCCCGCATGCTGGCGCAGTGCCGCCGCAACGATATTCCGGCGCTGGCCGCCTGCATCGAGGAGCCGCTGCCCGCCGTGCTGCGCGCGTGGCTGCGCCAGGGCGGACGCGCGTGAACGTCCTTTGGTGGCTGGGACTGGCCGTGCTGGCGCTGCCGGTGCTGTGGCATCGCCAGCGGCGCCAGCGCATCCGCCAGGAGCCGCTGGCCACGGCGCGCTTCCTGCCGCGCGCCGATCCGCAGCAATTGCGCGTGTGGCGCTGGACCGAGCGCTTGCTGCTTCTGGTGCGCTGCCTGCTGCTGGTGGCCGTGATTGCCTGGCTGGCCGACCTGGTGCTGCCATGGCGCCGCGATGCGGTGCTGATACTTGCCGGTACCGATACCGTCTGGGCCGAGCGCCAGATCAAACAGGCCGGTTTGTACGACGCCAGCTGGATTGCCGTCCCGGCGGACGATCCCTTCGGCTGGCTGGCCCGCCACGACCGCGAATGGCGGCCCGATTCGCGCCTGCTGGTACTCGGTAATGTGCCGATGCCCGCCATGCCGCCACGCTCGCGCCACCGGATCGAGGTGCGCAGCAAGGCGCCGCCGTTCGCAAGCACCGAGCAGCGCGTTGTCATCGTCAGCCAACGCGCCGGACGGTGGCGCGCCATGTTCGCCGCGCTCGATGGCCCGCGCCGCTACAAAATTGACGAAGTGCCCGACGGCACGGCCTATGGCGCGCCCGAACTGGTGATCTGGGACGTGCCGCAGGCGCCGCCCGCAAGCCTGCGCGCGCCGTTATGGTGGGCCGGCGACCAAGCCGCCTTCCCGGAGTTGAAAAAGGCGGCGCAGGCGGATGGCATCCGTTATGCCGACAGCGCGCGCGGGCGCGTCTGGGCATCGGGCGCATGGCCGCCA
Protein-coding regions in this window:
- a CDS encoding AAA family ATPase, coding for MPEHDAQAWNEKDIADLTAKIGALKASMSTVIVGQDQVIESLVICLLAGGHALVEGVPGLGKTLLVKSLAQATDLQFRRVQFTPDLMPSDIVGTEILEENQTTRQRLFRFQPGPVFTQVLLADEINRAPPKTQSALLEAMQERAVTFGGVTHGLPKPFFVLATQNPIEQAGTYPLPEAQLDRFLLRIDVGYPTEDEEMMMVSRTTHAGLADAPQVMDVDSLLRLQKLVRDIEIGEHLLRYATRLVRATRPQESHVAAVIKHVGWGAGPRAGQALVLAAKARALMHNRLAVTRDDIGAMLLPVLAHRVLRNFEAEADGVAIADILLALRAEIRADKD
- a CDS encoding DUF58 domain-containing protein, with product MLSTSALLAHTNDLNLIIRHVLAGLGHGIHAGRERGAGVEFSEYRAYAPGDEWRRVDWKLLARADRYYVREAERDSHVAVWLWLDATASMAEPSRSGVAGLDKLWYARTILACIAAIAQRQGDAFGLVVCSGERVQFTPAARGPRQMQRVLAQLKRVEAGGALPDSDTLRASMPFVRAPSLVFAASDFLDWPSGQAEALLRLRRMRHDVRLLCLQTRAECDASFPPETTYRDPENPDGVFRFAADTVGVYRKNRDEHFARMLAQCRRNDIPALAACIEEPLPAVLRAWLRQGGRA
- a CDS encoding BatA domain-containing protein translates to MNVLWWLGLAVLALPVLWHRQRRQRIRQEPLATARFLPRADPQQLRVWRWTERLLLLVRCLLLVAVIAWLADLVLPWRRDAVLILAGTDTVWAERQIKQAGLYDASWIAVPADDPFGWLARHDREWRPDSRLLVLGNVPMPAMPPRSRHRIEVRSKAPPFASTEQRVVIVSQRAGRWRAMFAALDGPRRYKIDEVPDGTAYGAPELVIWDVPQAPPASLRAPLWWAGDQAAFPELKKAAQADGIRYADSARGRVWASGAWPPAGPDAARRLFESWQRLHYAPVPYTMPSQLIAPASSATPFQASGALRYLLTLILLGLFAVERILAHASRR